DNA from Agathobaculum sp. NTUH-O15-33:
ATGAACTGCGGGCCTTGCTCAAAATTACGCTTATTCACTATGCCGCACGGAGACGGCGGCGCGGCGGTGCGCGGCGAACGGCAGGTGGATGATAAAGCTCGCTCCCGCGAGCAGCAAAAACGTGATCAGCAGATAGACCGGTCTGCCAAAAGTATGGAAAACCCATACCAGCGGCGTGCCTGCGGGCGGCGCGTAAAGGAACATATAGTTTTCCCCGAAAATGCGGTCCACCCCGCCGACGAGCAACACCAGCGCGAGAAATACGCACAGCACGCGCGGAAACCGGTGCGGATCGGGCCGGTGCAGATCAGCCGTCACCATGGCCAGCGGCACATAGATCAGCAGCATGTGCAAAAGAACGGTCTGGATCGTCTGAAACGACCATAGCGGGTAATAATCCGCCACACCGGCGGGAAACAGAATGCCGAACACACCGCCCAGCAGCGAGGTCGCGTAGACAAAATCCCGCAGGGCCATGGACCCGGAAAAGACCGCCAGCGGAATGAACAAGCTTTGCACCCCGCATAGGTGCAGCGGCAGAAGCTGCACCACCTCGGTCACGCCGGTCAGATAAAGCCATACCGAATGTGAAAGCTCCAATACAGGCACCAGCACCGCCGCCACCCGCACGGGCGTCCACATTTTTTCCCGCGGCAGCCGCCGCGTCATCCAGAGCAGCAGCGCGAGCCCCGCGGCGGCCAGCAGTACCAGCAAAAAATGCCCCGCTCCGAAAAAGGCGAACGCCGAATCGCTCGGCTCGTACGAGCGCACAAAAAATTCCGTCATAATTCCCCTTCCGGCGGCTCCCTCCTACGAGTGCCGCTTCTTTTATCTTTTTTTATCTTTCCTTGCCAGTATAGCACAAAAACAGGGAATTGTGTAGCCTGCCGCCGGAATTTGGCGCAACGCGGACTTTTAACGCGTCCCCCGCCTATTCCACCACTTGACGGCCTCCATCTGCACGATAGAGAGCAGCGCAAGACCGATCACCGCCAGCCACGCCGCCGCAGGCAGCGTGGTGAGCCGGAACGCGCTTTGCAGCGCGGGCACAAACAGGATGCACGCCATCAGCAGCGCCGAAGCCGCAAAGGACACGACGAGCCACGGGTTCGCGCCCTCGGCGCGCACCCAGATCGGCTCGGTGTTGGAGCGCTGGTTGAACGCGCGAAGCATCTGCGACAGCGCCAGCACGGAAAACGCCATGGTCTGGCCCGCCGCGTGGCTGCCCAGCCCGGCGGCGCCGATCCAGTAAGCCGACAGCGTCATCGCGGCGACAAACACGCCTTGCGTGACCACCCGCCGCACCAGATCGCGCTCAAACAGCGTGCCGGATTTGACCGGCTGGTGCTTCATGATATTTTTGCTTGCCGGGTCCACGCCGAGCGCCAGCGCGGGCAATGTTGCCGTTGCAAGATTGACCCATAGGATGTGGACCGCCAAAAGCGGCGCGTCCCAGTTCAGCAAGGTGGCGGCAAACAGCGTCGCGATCTCCGCGATATTGCCCGCGAGCAAAAACTGAATCACCTTTTGGATATTGCGGTAAACACGGCGGCCTTCCTTGATCGCGTAGGCAATGGTGGTAAAGCTATCGTCCAGCAGGATCAGATCGGCCGCGTCCTTGGCAACGTCCGTGCCGGTAACGCCCATGGCCACGCCGATATCGGCCGCGCCCAGCGCCGGCGCGTCGTTCACGCCGTCGCCGGTCATAGCGGCCACCTCGCCGCCACGGCGCAGCGACTTTATAATGCGCAGCTTATCCGCCGGTGATACACGGGCGAACACGGTCGCGGTTTTTACCGCGTCGTCCAGCGCTTCGTCGGTCATCGCATCCAATTCCTCGCCCGATACGGCGGTATCGCCGGGGCGGTAGATCCCAAGCTCCTTCGCGATTGCCAGCGCGGTCACCTTATGGTCGCCGGTGATCATGATCGTGCGGATGCCCGCGGCGCGGCAGGTGCGCACCGACTCGGCGACCTCCTGCCGCGGCGGGTCGATCATGCCCACCGCGCCGACAAAGGTCATATCCCGTTCCACGTCCGCGTCCTCCTCCGGCAGCGCGGGCAGCGTTCGCGTGGCAAAGCCCAATACGCGCAGCGCGCCCGCCGACATCGTGTGACACAGCCGCGCGATATTATCCCTATCCTTTGCCGTGATGGGCCGTACGCCCTGCGCCGTCAGGATACGGGTGCACAGCGGCAGCATTTCGTCCACCGCGCCCTTGGTGTAAGCCGTCCACGCGCCGTCTATCCGGTGTACCGTGGTCATGCGCTTGCGGTCGGAGTCAAAGGGCTGCTCAAATAGGCGAGGGTAGTCGTCCTCCAGCGTCTCATGGTCGATGCCGAACGCGCGCGCCAGCAGGATCAGCGCGCCCTCGGTGGGGTCGCCGATCACCGCGCCCTCGCGGTCGGGGTCAAGGCTCGCATCGTTGCACAGCGCCGCCGCGTATACCAGTTCCCGGTAGACCGCCGGATGGCGGGCCGCGGCCTGTTCGACCGGCGTCGTCCGGCCCGCTTCAAAATCGCCGTTTACCGCAATGTGCGTCACGGTCATGCGGTTGAGCGTCAGCGTGCCCGTTTTGTCGCTGCAAATCACCGTGGCGCTGCCCAGTGTTTCCACGGCGGGCAGCTTTCGGATCAAGGCGTTTTTCTTGGCCATGCGCTGCACGCCGAGCGCCATCACAATCGTAGCCGTGGCGGGCAGACCCTCCGGAATAATGGAAATGGCCAGCGAGATCGCCACCAGAAGCTGCGGAAGCAAGGGCCGCTGGTACAGCGCGCCCACCAAAAAGATCAGCACACACACGATCAGGCCGACCACTGTGAGCGTTTTGCCCACCGCGTCGAGCTTTCTCTTAAGCGGCGTATCCAGCTCATCCTGATTTTCCAGCATGCCCGCAATGCCGCCCACCTCGGTATCCATACCGGCAGCCACCACCACGCCCGCGCCGCGTCCATAAGTAACGATCGACGACGCGTACGCCATATTTGCGCGGTCGCCCAGCGTTGTCTCCGCGGGAAACACTGTTTCCGCGTCCTTTTCCGTGGGCACGGATTCGCCGGTGAGCGAGGCCTCCTGTATGGTCAGGCTTGCGGCATCGGTCAGGCGCAGGTCGGCAGGCACCATATCGCCGTCGCCCAGCAGCACCAGATCGCCCACAACCAATTCGGCCGCGGGAACCATGCTTTCCTCGCCCTCGCGGATGACGCGCGCCGACGGCGCGCTCATGTTTCGCAAAGCATCCAGCGAAGCCTGCGCCTTTTTCTCCTGCACGATGCCGATCACCGCGTTCGTGACGACGATCATAAAGATCACGGCCGCTTCGATCCATTCGCCCAGCACGGCGGAGAACACCGCAGCGCCAATCAAAATGAGCACCATGGGGTCGAGCACCTGCGCCCGCAGCATTTGCAGCACGGTCTTGGGCGGTTTGGCGCGCAGCTCATTGCGCCCGTTCTTTTGCAGTCGTTCCGCCGCCTCGGCGTCGCGCAGGCCGTCTTCGTTGGTCCCCAGTTGTTCCATGACCGCCGCACGCTCGAGCGCGTGCCAAGGCTTTCGTTTGTGATGATCCATTTTGGACTTACCACTCCTTCTTGATGATAAATATAGTTTATATTCTGACCGCCTACTGGCGGAGGTCAGCAAAAAAGAAAAACAAAAAGGCACGACCCGTCGGCCCTTTCAAAAAAGGGCGCAGGTCATGCCTTGATTTAGCATATGATTTTTGAATTACAGCCGGGCGGCCGAAACATCGGTCCGCGTCGCTACTGTCGGCATCGTCCATAGTGGGCGTTCGTTTCCTTTCCAGCGAAATAGATTGTGCCCTATTATATGGGATCGGGCGCGCGCTGTCAAGAGGAAAAACAAATAATTTACAAACATCGGCCCGCGCGGTAAGCCGCCGCCTGTCGGCGCATACGCTATACGGGGTGATTTGGATGGATGGCAACCAACTGGTGGCAGCGGTCACCGCACTGGCGATCTCCATATCGGGCGCGAACACGGCGGCGGATACCGCTATGCTCGGACTGATCTTCACGCAGCTTGGCGATACGCTGGCCACGCTTGCGGCCAAACGCGCGGAAACAGAAACGGACAGTGGATGAAATACTCTTTACCCTTGCTTTTTTGCCGCGACAAGCAGCATCATCGGGCGGCGCAGCTCGTCCCGCATGCCGGGCACCGTGTCCAGCAGCCCCGGCTCCGGCTGGGGCTCCACCAGTCCTGTGACGGCAAAGCCGGTTTTCAGCAGGGTGTTCAGGTAGGTGGTCAGCGTTTTATGGAACTTGGTCACGTGTTCGCCTAGAAAAACGGCGTCCCTCCGGCCTTCTTCAAAGTAACGGTCCACCGGCCAGTGATCGCGGTTTCCCGCCGGGTCATAGCTCCAGTCCTGCGTGCCGTAGGCGGTAAACACCGGATGTTCCACGGAAAAAACAAAATCGCCGCCCGCAGCAAGGCAGTCGCCGACCCGCCGGCAGATATCCCCAAAATCCGGCGTATAGTGAAAGGCCAAAGAACTGATTACCACATCGAAGCTATCCTGCGCAAACGCTATGTCCTCCATGGCCATACGCTGATAGGAAACGCTGGGCGCATGCGTCTTTTCACGCGCGACCGCGAGCATCTTTTCTGAAATATCCGTGCCCAGCACGGAAGCCGCGCCCTGTTCGGCCGCGTAGATGCAATGCCAGCCAAAGCCGCAGCCGATGTCCAGCACGCGCTTGCCCGTAAAATTCGGCAGCAGCTTTTTCAGCTCGTGCCATTCGCCCGCAGCGCTCAGCCCCTCGACCGATCGCGGAAAACGGCTGTATTCTTCAAAAAACTTTTGATCGTCATATTTGTTTTCTTTCATTTTTTACGTACTCCTTAGTGATAAAAAAGAAAGTACCGATATCGTTAAGAAATCGGTACTTTCCTTGGTGCGGATGGGGGGACTTGAACCCCCACGTCCTTGCGAACACTAGCACCTGAAGCTAGCGCGTCTGCCATTCCGCCACATCCGCATATTTTGTTTTCGGGCTTAAGAGGTGGTGCGAGTGACGGGACTTGAACCCGTACGTCGATTGACACACGCCCCTCAAACGTGCCTGTCTACCAGTTCCAGCACACTCGCATTTGCCTGCTTGTCGAGTCGCTTCACTGTCAGCGACAATATGTATTATATCGAAATTGTCCCGACTTGTCAACACAAAATTTCATATTTTTTCATCTGGAATTTTCTTTCAGATCACGCGAGAAATCATCGGGCCGCAAGGCCGCTGAAAGGACAGGCGCAGTCTTCCGGACTTATCACCCGTTGGCTGTTTGCCGATCCGTGCAGACCGCATTGTCCCTTACGGTTTCCTCACTCCTCCCTCCAAATTTTAATATTGGAAAAAATAAGGTTGACATTTCGGAAAACTCCGTTTACTCTGATAGTATAAACATCATCCAGACAGAGAAACCACCCGTATCGCGTATGATTTTTACGTTTAAAATATGGAGTAACAACATGAACCATTTGAAGTTAGAGGATTTGGGCAAACGAATTGCAAAACTGCGGAAAGAAAGGCATATGACACTCAAGCAGTTGTCTGACGCAACGGGCATATCCGTGGGTTTTCTCAGCAAGATCGAAAACGGCGTCTGCAATCCGTCTATCAGCAATGTTCAAAAGATATGCTATGCCATGCAAGTGACGGTCAATGAGTTAACCGCGTTAAAAAAAGAAGACGAACTGCTGAGCACCATTCTCAAGCACGAATCCTACGTATTAAGGAAGGAAAAACCGCTGCCTGATTTATGGCTTTGGCGATACGTTCCGTTTGGAAACGGTCTTTGAAGGCACGCCGGGGTTTAAGGTCAACATCATGACCCTGACCGCCGGAAACTCCGAACAATCGCATTGCATTCAGGCTTACGACAACTTTGCAATCGTCGCAAAGGGCAGCATGAAGATCGATCTGGATGATGGCACGCATTTTATTCTTTGCGAAGGCGACTGTGTCATGATCCGCGCGAAGCAGCAGCATTCCATCACCAATCTGTCGGATGACACCTGTATCAGCTACTGGATTGAAATAAAGGATACCCAAAACCCCTAAAATCCAGCGTTTTCCATCACTTTTCATAGGAACAGCCCCCGCGGACATCGCATGTCTGCGGGGGCTGTTCCTATTTTTTGTAGCGGTTCCGTTTTGTTCTTAAAGGAAAACTTTCTTATTTTCTATTTATTAAGAAACATTTTTCGTATTTATCTATTTTTTATCCAATATTTTTTACAATCTTGCAGCGTTTTCAACAATTTTTATAGTTCGATTGTTACTATTACACAAATTATACTTGACACTTCATTTCAATATGGTAAACTTCAATACATCAGATGATGTCTATATATTTTCTTTTAGGAAAACAAAACTGGAAATTTCAAAAGAAAAGCTGGCGAAACAGCTCCATACAACTTGATACCGATCTGATTTAAGCGAAAGAAGGTGTTATCGTATCTCCCAACCGCCATGCAGATCCATGTAAATCAAGGGGCACACCCTGTTGCAATCTATATGAAAGGTGTTTTTAAATGATGAATAAGCTACCCACCTTGGGGTTCCTTGGCTGCGGCGCGATCACCACAGCCATGGTTACCGGCTTTTGTGAGCGCGCCGGCAACGTCCCCTACCCCATCGTTGTTTTTGACATGAAGGAGGAATCGAGCCAGCGCTTACAGCAACTGTTCCCGGATCGTGTGACGGCCGCCGAGAGCCTTCAGGAATGCGTCGACGCGGCCGATTGGGTGATCATCGCCGTATGGCCGCAGGCCGGCAAGGAGGTCATCGAGTCCCTCCGGTTCCGTCCCGCGCACAAGGTCATCAACGTCATGTTCGACAAGACGGTTGAAGAGATCAAAACGTGGATGAACTGCGAGGTCGACACGATTTTACATATGATACCCGGCACCTTCCTCGCCTTCTATCCCGGCCCGATCGTGCAGTGTCCGCCCACGCCGGAAGCCGCCGAGATCTTCGGCCACATCGGAGAGATCGTCGATGTGGGAAGCCGCTACCACGCAGCGATATTCGGTTCTATCACCGCCTGTTTCGCCCCCATGTTTGCCATAATGGATCGCTTGATCGATTGGGCGATCTCCGAAGGCGTTCCCGTCGGCGCCTCCACGCAATATGTGACCCGCATGTTCGCGGCGGTTTGTCAGGAAGCCTGCCGGAAGGACCGCGAGGGAGTCCACTACATGGCAACGGTCAGCACGCCGGGCGGAATCAACATGCTGGCGCTGGAGCTTATCGAAAAGGCCGGCGGCTTTCAGGCTTGGGTCGACGCGATGGGCCCCGTTTTGAACTGTACCGCAGGAGATATCCCGAAGGGTTAAACAGAAGATACAAAGACTGCAAATAAGAGAGGTAGAGCATGAGTCATTTGAAAGCTGCGCTTTTGCAGATGAAGGTACAAAACGATAAGCAAGCGAATATCGACGAAGCAATAAGGCTGATCCAAGAGGTCGCGGCCGAGGGCGCGGATCTCGCCATCTTACCCGAAATGTTCTGTTGCCCCTATAATAATATTTATTTCAGGGAATATGGCGAAGCGGAACGAGGAAGCGCGCACCAAGCTTTAAGCGAGGCGGCCAAAAGCAACCGCGTCTATGTTGTGGGAGGCTCCATCCCCGAACTGGACGGGGACAAGGTATACAATACCTCCTATATTTTTGACCGGCGCGGCGCGCAGATAGGCAAGCACAGAAAAATGCATTTGTTTGATATCGACGTGGAAGGCGGACAGCGGTTCAAAGAATCGGACGTATTATCCGCAGGCGACGAAGTCACGGTTTTTGATACGGAATTTTGTAAAATGGGCGTTGCGATCTGTTACGATATCCGTTTCCCGGAACTGAGCAGGCTGATGGCGCTCCGCGGCGCGGAAATCATCATCGTGCCGGCGGCGTTCAACATGACCACCGGCCCAGCGCATTGGGAAATCTTGTTTCGCGGCCGGGCCCTCGACAATCAGGTTTATGCGATCGGCGTTTCTTCCGCGCGCGATTATGAAGCCTCTTATCATTCCTACGGCAACTCCATCGTGGCGGCTCCTTGGGGCAATATCGTAAACCGGATGGACGAAAAACAAGGGTATATCATACAGGAGATCGATTTGGAGCAAGTGGCCAAGGTCAGGAAAGAGCTCCCCATGTTAAAGCACCTGAGAAACGACGTTTACACATTGCAGACCAACCAATAGCAAGGAGGAGACTGTTTATAAGCGTTTTGACCGCGATCCAATCCGGGGCCCCTGAAACTGTATAGGAGGATTCAAATGAAAAAGGTTAAAAATCGCAGTTCCAAGATTTTAGCATTCCTTTTGGCGGCTCTTTCTGTTTTCACCCTGCTGGCCGGCTGCGGCAACGGCGACGCTTCATCCGGCGCAGATACAGGCAAAAGCGCGGGGGCTTCGTCCCTTGGCGCGCAGGATCCCACCAAGTTGACCGTTCAGGCCGCTACCGACCCCGCCATACTGGTCCCGATGCACTCCTACGTCGTGCCGGACCATAACATCATTTACAACATTTATGACGGCCTGACCGAAATGTACATGGGCGATTCAAACGATATTCGCCCCGCTCTCGCGGAATCGTGGGATGTTAACGATGAAGCCACAGAGTACATCTTCCATTTGCGCCACGGCGTCAAATGGCACGACGGCGTTGAATTTACCGCCAAGGACGTGATCGGCACGATCGATCTGCAAAAAGAATCCGCGTTGACTAAAAACAAGATCACCATGTTTGAAAAGTGGGAAGCGGTGGACGACTATACGGTCAAGATCACCTTGAACACGCCGTTCCTCTACATGCCGGCCCTGATGAGCACGCCGCAAATGCTCATCGTAAGGCCCGATCTGGTAAAGGAACACGGCGACGCGGTCGAAGCGATCGTCGGCACCGGCCCATACATGGTGGATCAGTGGAACACCGGCGAAGGCATCACACTGAAAGCCTTTGAAGATTACTGGATGGGCAGCCCGAGCATCAAAACCATAGAATTCAAAACCATATTGGATAACAACACGGCGGTCAACGCCTTCAAGAGCGGCGAACTGGACGAGTTCCGGTTTGCCAGCGCGCTCGATATCGAATCGGTCAAAAACAATCCCGACGTCGTCGTAACGACCGTGAAAAAGGATTCCACCTTGGTCCTGCTCATGAATATGGATAACGTTCCGGCGCTCGACGACTTGCGCGTTCGTCAGGCGATCGCGTACGCCATCGACCGAGAAGCGATCAATCTAGCCGTTTTTGACGGCCTGAGCGAGCCCAGCCGGATGCCGTTTACAGAAAACTGCCCCGGTTGGCTGCCCAAGGAAGAATACGAGCAGTACGACTATAACCCCGAGAAGGCCAAAGAGCTGCTGAAAGAAGCCGGATACGGCGAAGGCGAGCTGTCTTTGAAATTGACCTACGCGACCACGCCGCTCGAAACCAGCGCCGCGACCGCTTTCCAAGCGGCCCTGCTCGCGGTCGGCATCGACGTTGTCAGCGAACCCCTTGAAATGAATATCGCCGTGCAAAAGGTTTCCGCGTCCAGAGATTTTGAACTAGCGGTTTATAACATGGGCTTTACCGCTTCCAATCCCGTCAACATTTACAACAACAACTGGCATTCCAACAGCGCTTTCCTATTCTTTAATTATAAGCAGAAGCCGAAGAGCGAGCCCCTCGACAAGCTGATTGAAGAAGCGAATTCCTCCAGCGATCTGGACGAGGCGCGGGCCAAGTATCAGGAAGTCATGAAGCAAGTGATGGATAACGTGTACAGCGCTCCCTCTGTTCGCGTCAACCAGCAAATCCTGACCGACGCCAGACTAAAAGGCATCAACTACGATTCGGTCTCGACCGCGCAGCAGAAATTCTACTACTATCACTGGGACTTAGGAGAGGGTTCGTAAGCTAACGCCACAAGGCATCGTTTGGCCCAACCGGCCGGTGGATACCGTCGCCAAACGATGCCTTTCTTTCAAAGGAGATCACAAATGGGAAGATATATCCTAAGAAGAGTCGTCTTGATTCCGATCATGCTTCTTTTTTCCACTTTTATTATCTTTTGTTTGGTGAACATCTCCCCTACCGATCCTGCATTGATCATACTTGGCACAGACGCTACGCCAGAGGCGGCGGCGCAAGTCCGAACCGAGCTGGGGCTGGACAAGCCGTTTCTTGTGCAGTATGTCAATTATATCAAAAACGCTGTTCAAGGGGATCTGGGGACCTCTTACTTTACAAAAAACCAAGTCAGCGATGAAATCCTATCGCGCGTGCCGACGACCCTAAAGTTAACCTTCGGCGGGATCCTTTTGGCCATCGCGATCGGCGTGCCGCTGGGCATCCTATGCGCCGTCAAACAATACAGCTGGATCGATAACGTTGCGACCACGGTCGCCATGTTCTTCGCAGCCATGCCGACCTTTTGGCTCGCCCTATTGCTGATGCTGCAATTTGCCATGAAACTGCGATGGTTCCCGGTCATGGGGACCAACGATGGGCTGAAAAGCTTTATTTTGCCGATCATTACGGTCTCGCTGCCATACATAGGCCATTATTTAAGATATACGCGTTCCTCCATGCTGGATACGATCCGTCAGGATTATGTAACGACCGCGCGCTCCAAGGGCAACGCGGAGCGAACGGTTATCTTGAACCACTCGCTGCGCAATGCCCTTTTGCCGCTGGTTACGATCACCGGGCTGTACATTGCCGGACTGATGTCATCGGCCGTCGTCGTGGAGAGCGTTTTCGCCCTGCCGGGCGTGGGACTGCTGGTGCTGGAATCGATCAAGAAAAAGGATATTCCCATGATCTTAGGCTGTATCGTTTTTCTCGCCACGGTATTTCTGGTGATCACGCTGATCATGGATGTGTTATACGCCTATCTTGATCCTCGAATCAAGGCAGCCTATATGAAAAACCAAAAGGGCTTTGGCAGACATGCAAAAAAGGCAAAGTAAAGGAGGGTTTACACCGTGGCACATCCTAAAAAAGCAAAAAAGAACAGCACCTTTCACGAGGGTTGGCGCAGATTGCGGAAAAACCCCCGCGCCATGGTGGCCTTAGGGTTTCTGATTTTTTTCTTTCTTGTGGCGATTTTCGCGGACTTTATCGCGGATTACCAGACGCAGGTCGTCATGCAGGTACCCGCGGAGCGGCTGCAGCCGATCAGCGCGGCGCACTGGTTCGGAACGGACAACTACGGCAGAGATATCTTTGCCCGAATCGTCCACGGCACGCGCATCGCCGTTCTTTACGGGTTTGGCGCTACTTTGATCGGCATTGTGATCGGCAGCTTGGTCGGGACCACCTCCGCCTATTTCGGCGGCCGGATTGATGATATCATCATGCGTATCGTCGATGTCATGAGCACCATCCCCACGTTATTGCTGGCTTTGGCGATCGTTGCCGGTCTCGGCGGCGGTTTGATACAGGTCGTGATCGCGCTCGCGGTCGGGCAGATACCAAACTTTGTGCGCGTGGTGCGTTCCTCCGCCCTGTCCGTTGTCAATACGGAATATCTGGAAGCCGGCAAGGCGCTGGGCGCCGGTCACCTTTGGCTTATTTCCAAATACGTGATGCCCAATGTCATCAGCATTATCTTGATACAGGGCGCGATGAACGTATCCTTCAATCTGCTCATGGGCGCAACGCTCAGCTTCGTCGGCCTCGGCGCGCAGGTGCCGACGCCGGAATGGGGTTTTATGCTGGAAGGAAGGGCTTTCCTTCATGGAGTTCTACCCGCATATCGTCATTATTCCCGGTCTTTGCCTTATGCTTGTTGCATCAGCCATTAACACCTTCGGAGATTGCCTGCGGGATGCTTTGGATCCGAGGCTGAAAGGAAAAGCATAGGAGGAACAGATATGAAGGAAAAGCTTTTAGAAATAACGGATCTGGAAATTCAGTACGTGACCGACGGCGAGATCGTGCACGCGATCAACGGAATTGATCTTACCATTCACAAAGGCGAGACAATGGCGCTGGTGGGTGAGACCGGCGCGGGAAAAACCACAACGGCCATGGCCATCCTCCGTTTGCTGCCCAAGTACACCGGAAAAATTAAGCGCGGCAAAATTATGCTGGGCGATATAGATCTATTGCAGCTAAAGGAAAAAGCGCTGCACGATATTCGCGGCAAACGCATTTCCATGATCTTTCAGGACCCCATGACGAGCCTCAACCCAGTGATACCCGTGGGCAAGCAAATCGGCGAAGTGATCGCATTGCACAATCCACACATGAGCAAGCACGAGGTCGAAGAAAAGGTAGAGCAGATGCTCGGTTTGGT
Protein-coding regions in this window:
- a CDS encoding ABC transporter permease, coding for MAHPKKAKKNSTFHEGWRRLRKNPRAMVALGFLIFFFLVAIFADFIADYQTQVVMQVPAERLQPISAAHWFGTDNYGRDIFARIVHGTRIAVLYGFGATLIGIVIGSLVGTTSAYFGGRIDDIIMRIVDVMSTIPTLLLALAIVAGLGGGLIQVVIALAVGQIPNFVRVVRSSALSVVNTEYLEAGKALGAGHLWLISKYVMPNVISIILIQGAMNVSFNLLMGATLSFVGLGAQVPTPEWGFMLEGRAFLHGVLPAYRHYSRSLPYACCISH